Genomic window (Nitrospirales bacterium LBB_01):
GTATGAAAAACTGTTACCCCTTGTGGATTTAAAACCATTTGCCGGGACAATTGTCGTTGTTGAAACAGACTCTAAAATTAAACACGGCCATATCCCGTGGAAAAGCGCTTGTTACAAAAAGAAAGGAACTGTAGAGGCAAAATCAAATCCCAATGATTTAGCATACTTAAACTACACAACCGGTTCAACCTCTGACCCAAAGGGGGCGCTGGCAACCCATGCAAACCTTTACTACAACACCATGTCTGCAATAGAGGCGTTTAACATAACAGCCGATGACACCCATCTGTGTATGTTTGCCTCATTTGCCCACCCTCATGAAATTTTTTGCAGAGCTCTATACACAGGCGGCACTTTATCATTGCTTGAAGAGATAAACCCTAAAACCATTGCAAACACCATAAAAGATGACTCAGTGACTATGATGATGGGTATTGCCCCTTTGTACGATATGCTTTTTTCACATTGTTCAGGTTATAATATGTCCGCTTTGAGAATTGCTGAATCAGGAGGGATGTTTACAAGAGCAGAAATAACGGAGGGGTTTAAAAATTCCTTTGGAATTCCTGTGCTCTCTGTCTGGGGCAGCACAGAGACAAGCGGTATTGCGCTTGCCAACAGACCGGACGATTACCGGATGGACGGCTCTATGGGGAAACCCTGTCCGTACTATGATATAAAGGTTATTGATGACAATGGTAAGGAGGTTCATGACGGGGACACAGGAGAGATGCTTATACGCGGCTCGGCTGTTGTTTCAGGATATATAGACGACAATGCTGAGTTTTCATCTGATGCGGATGGTTTCTACCGTTCCGGCGATCTGGTAAGGAAAGACAGTGATGGGTTTTACTACTTTATTGAAAGAAAAAGCGGACTTTTGAAAGTGGCAGGTCTAAAAGTATATCCACTGCAAATAGAGATAGTCATAAAGCAGCATCCCAGTGTTGATGAGGCCGCAGTAATAGGCATTGAAGACAGAAGCCGAGGAATGGTGCCGGCAGCTTTTGTAATAGTTAAAGATGGCTGTGACCTGACGGCAAGCGATTTATCGCAGTATATGAGAGCAAAGCTTGCAAATTACATGGTACCAAGAAAAGTGGAATTTGTTTCTGAACTCCCTAAGATAGGAAGCGGTAAGATAGATAAAAAGAGACTAAAGAAACTCTTTGAAGATGGCATGATATGAAAGCGCTTGTAGTTGAGGCACTGTGGGAGCCGCGTGAGGGATACCTGCCTGCTGAAAAAGAGACACTGCTCAGACGCGCCTCTATGGGCAGTCAGGTCTGGAAAAACCCTGTGTTTGAAATCAAGGACGTCTCGGTTCCTGACATAGGGGTCAATGAGGTGTTGGTCAGAGTGAAGCGATGCGGCATATGCGGCTCAGACACACACATATATGAAAACGACATGGACGGCTACATCTTGTTTTCAGGTCCTGCCAGGTTTCCGTGTATAATTGGGCATGAGTACTCAGGCGTGGTAGAAAAAGTTGGGAAAAACGTCGACACCCTCCGCCACGGAGACATTGTTGCTGCAGAGAGTATTCACTGGTGCGGTAAGTGTACTCCTTGCCGAAGCGGCGCTTTTAATCAGTGCCAGAAGGTGGAACTTATCGGCATAACAAAAGACGGCGCACTGGCGGAGTTTATATGCGCTAAGGAACGGCACTGCTGGAAAATTGATTCGCTGAG
Coding sequences:
- a CDS encoding acyl--CoA ligase; translation: MSNQVVTLNAALRQNCLKNPGKVFIRYRHTAMTYEELGWLVLGFSEFLKELQVKKNDRICLVLPRVPELCITMLAASDIGALCVPVNYTTEKPAVTAFIKHVHPKVTVVYEKLLPLVDLKPFAGTIVVVETDSKIKHGHIPWKSACYKKKGTVEAKSNPNDLAYLNYTTGSTSDPKGALATHANLYYNTMSAIEAFNITADDTHLCMFASFAHPHEIFCRALYTGGTLSLLEEINPKTIANTIKDDSVTMMMGIAPLYDMLFSHCSGYNMSALRIAESGGMFTRAEITEGFKNSFGIPVLSVWGSTETSGIALANRPDDYRMDGSMGKPCPYYDIKVIDDNGKEVHDGDTGEMLIRGSAVVSGYIDDNAEFSSDADGFYRSGDLVRKDSDGFYYFIERKSGLLKVAGLKVYPLQIEIVIKQHPSVDEAAVIGIEDRSRGMVPAAFVIVKDGCDLTASDLSQYMRAKLANYMVPRKVEFVSELPKIGSGKIDKKRLKKLFEDGMI